Proteins found in one archaeon genomic segment:
- a CDS encoding Gfo/Idh/MocA family oxidoreductase: MPRVGVIGTGGWGKNHVRVFNELGCLGAICDLDQARADHFAKTFRVPAYTSVDEMFKKEKLDAVTICTPASTHFAIASKALQAGLNTFVEKPMTTTAQDGEKLIDLAKSAKRTVTVGFIERFNPPITELKKTISGEKLGELILLEFHRENRRGENIGDVGIVKDASVHDIDTACWLFGEDPKTVYARVGVLYAPLEHEDFATVLLGFSGQKTAFLVTNWITPNRVRTLTAVFSGGVIDVDFVTQKTEIHEGTSTTVPTRPFQEPLMLEMKEFVAALSEKRQPLVTPQDGLKTTRIAEAVLASSSSGAPIYLS; the protein is encoded by the coding sequence ATGCCCAGGGTGGGGGTCATAGGGACCGGAGGGTGGGGGAAAAACCACGTCAGGGTCTTCAACGAGCTGGGGTGCCTGGGGGCAATCTGCGACCTCGACCAGGCGAGGGCGGACCACTTCGCGAAGACGTTCAGGGTCCCGGCGTACACTTCAGTCGACGAGATGTTCAAGAAAGAGAAGCTCGACGCGGTCACCATCTGCACTCCGGCCTCGACGCACTTTGCGATCGCGTCCAAGGCCCTCCAGGCCGGGCTGAACACCTTCGTGGAGAAGCCGATGACCACGACGGCTCAGGACGGCGAGAAGCTGATCGACCTGGCGAAGAGCGCCAAGAGGACTGTCACGGTCGGCTTCATCGAGAGGTTCAACCCTCCAATCACCGAGCTCAAGAAGACCATTTCAGGCGAGAAGCTGGGGGAACTCATCCTCCTGGAGTTCCACAGGGAGAATAGGAGGGGAGAGAACATCGGCGACGTCGGGATAGTCAAGGATGCGTCGGTGCACGACATCGACACAGCGTGCTGGCTCTTCGGCGAAGACCCGAAGACGGTTTACGCCAGGGTGGGTGTCCTGTACGCTCCTCTCGAGCACGAGGACTTCGCCACGGTGCTGCTGGGGTTCTCGGGCCAGAAGACGGCGTTCCTCGTCACCAACTGGATCACGCCCAACCGGGTCAGGACGCTTACCGCCGTCTTCTCGGGCGGGGTCATCGACGTGGACTTTGTCACCCAGAAGACCGAGATCCATGAAGGGACCTCGACGACCGTGCCGACCAGGCCCTTCCAGGAGCCTCTGATGCTGGAGATGAAGGAGTTCGTGGCAGCTCTTTCGGAGAAGAGGCAGCCCCTGGTGACTCCTCAGGACGGGCTGAAGACGACCAGGATTGCCGAGGCGGTTCTTGCGTCAAGTTCATCCGGGGCGCCAATCTACCTGAGCTGA